The bacterium genome includes a window with the following:
- a CDS encoding YkgJ family cysteine cluster protein, translating into MFKDYIKLLDKIDSFTEGVRKRHPESFECAPGCSGCCVAGITVWRVEADHIRKCAGPLGERTASASGDRCSRLNDEGLCSIYQARPAVCRLWGAALLIPKGREGEWGLRPSSTAHASEGAITCCSLNFREGVKLSELPSSDLINAETAVSTLAAINHVYCKAMGLDPTERLAV; encoded by the coding sequence GTGTTCAAAGACTACATAAAGCTGCTGGACAAGATCGATTCCTTCACAGAGGGCGTGAGAAAGCGCCATCCCGAGTCCTTCGAGTGCGCGCCCGGCTGCTCAGGGTGCTGCGTGGCGGGGATCACAGTGTGGCGGGTCGAGGCGGATCACATCCGGAAATGCGCGGGACCGCTCGGCGAACGAACCGCATCGGCCTCCGGAGATCGATGCTCGCGCCTGAATGACGAGGGATTGTGTTCGATCTACCAGGCCAGGCCCGCAGTATGCCGCCTCTGGGGCGCGGCGCTCCTGATACCAAAGGGCCGCGAAGGGGAATGGGGCTTGCGCCCCTCCTCCACCGCGCACGCCTCCGAAGGCGCGATCACCTGCTGCAGCCTGAATTTTCGGGAAGGCGTGAAACTTTCGGAGTTGCCGTCTTCAGATCTCATCAACGCCGAGACCGCCGTCAGCACGCTCGCGGCGATCAACCACGTCTACTGCAAGGCCATGGGGCTCGACCCAACGGAGCGCCTGGCCGTCTAG